The Mus musculus strain C57BL/6J chromosome 2, GRCm38.p6 C57BL/6J genome has a window encoding:
- the Olfr1098 gene encoding olfactory receptor 1098, with translation MSACNPTNEPEFMLVGLTDSKEIQLVLSVLFLLIYMLTVLGNIGIILIIHLDVQLHTPMYFFLTHLSFLDLSYSTVITPKTLQNTLTSIKNISFMGCFTQLYFFAFLAGSECFILSSMAYDRYVAICNPLHYPVIMSPRRSYILITVSYIVGAIDSSATVFWLSTLDFCNSTVIHHFFCDTFPILALSCSDTYNAEATIFVLAGSTLLLSLITISASYVSILSTILKINSSSGKHKAFSTCASHLIGVTVFYGTMIFTYLKPSTSYSLGKDQVASVFYTIVIPMLNPLIYSLRNKEVKSAVVRVMKKRECIQKLK, from the coding sequence ATGAGTGCCTGTAACCCTACAAATGAACCTGAGTTCATGCTTGTGGGACTGACAGATTCCAAGGAGATTCAGCTGgtcctctctgttttgtttctcctgATATACATGCTCACTGTCTTGGGAAACATAGGTATAATACTGATCATTCATCTAGATGTCCAGCTCCACACTCCGATGTATTTTTTCCTCACCCACTTGTCATTCCTTGACCTCAGTTATTCAACTGTAATCACACCTAAAACCTTACAGAATACGCTGACCTCCataaaaaatatttccttcatGGGATGCTTCACCCAGTTGTATTTCTTTGCCTTCTTAGCAGGTTCTGAATGTTTTATACTTTCGtcaatggcctatgaccgctatgtagCTATCTGCAACCCTCTACACTATCCAGTTATTATGTCCCCTAGGCGCTCATATATTCTCATCACTGTGTCCTACATCGTTGGAGCTATAGATTCCTCTGCCACTGTCTTTTGGTTAAGCACACTGGATTTCTGCAACTCCACGGTAATTCATCACTTCTTTTGTGACACATTCCCAATTTTAGCTCTGTCCTGCAGTGATACCTATAATGCAGAAGCCACAATATTCGTTTTAGCTGGTTCCACTCTATTGCTGTCGCTAATCACGATATCCGCATCCTATGTATCTATTCTCTCTACAATTTTGAAGATAAATTCTTCTTCAGGAAAGCACAAAGCCTTCTCTACATGTGCCTCACATCTTATAGGAGTCACTGTTTTTTATGGTACAATGATCTTTACTTATTTAAAACCAAGTACGTCCTACTCCCTGGGAAAGGATCAAGTAGCCTCCGTTTTTTATACTATAGTGATTCCCATGCTGAACCCACTTATCTATAGTCTCAGGAACAAAGAAGTGAAAAGTGCTGTTGTTAGAGTTATGAAGAAGAGAGAGTGCATCCAGAAACTAAAATAA